Within the Streptomyces sp. NBC_00554 genome, the region TCGTCGCCCCCCGGTTCCCAGGTGTGGGGCAGGATGGTCCATGAGCGGATGTACTCAACACGGGAGAGCCGCGCGTTGGCGGCGTCAACGCCCTGCTGTACGGCGGCCTTTATCTGCGGGGAGGCGGCCAGTGCGGCAAGTGACGTATCGGCCAAGCCGCGCTGGGCGGCGAAGGCCTGAGCGGCGTCCGGGTCGAGGGTGAACAGCGCGCTGACATGGGGACGGCGGTCACCGATCGCGATGGCGGCCGCGACGAGGGGGCAGGCGATCTGCAGCACGTTCTCGATGTTGGCGGGCGACATATTCTTGCCCGACGCGTTGATGATCAGCTCCTTCTTGCGGTCGACGATGGTCACGTAGCCGTCGGCGTCGATGCTGCCGACGTCCCCGGTGTGGATCCAGCCGTCGCAGTCGATGGTCTCGGACGTCCTGGCGGGGTCGCCGCGGTATCCCTTCATGAGCGCGGCGTTGCGGACCAGGAGCTCACCGTCGTCGGCCACCCGGACCTCCGTGCCGGGCAGGGGGGTTCCGACGGTGCCGAGGCGCGGCTTCGACGCGGTGTTGAGGGTGGTGACACCGGTGGTTTCGGACATGCCCCAGGCCTCGCTGATCGGCAGGCCCAGCGCGAACAGGAAGACCATCGCGTCCTGATCAAGTGGTGCGGAACCGGTGATGACGCTGCCGGCTTGGTCCAGGCCGATCTGCCTGCGAATCCTGGCGAGCAGAAGGCGGTCCGCGACCAGTTCAGGGAGCCGGGACCGGGGCGGGCGCCCGCGCCCCACCAAAGTGGCCTGCGCCCGGGCCCTGCCGGTACGCAGGGCCCAACGGGCGAGTGAGCCCTTGAGCCCCGACTGCTGATCCAGGCCGGCCTGGATCGACCCGATGATGCGGTACCACAGCATCGGTACGCCGACGAATTCGGTCGGGCGCACCTGTTGCAAGATCTCCAGAAGTCGCGTGGGCTCGTTGAGGGTGACTGTGGTGGACTGGAGCGCCATGGGCGCGTAGTGGGCACTGAACCGGTTGACGACGTGAGCATCCGGCAGATAGGTGAGGACACGGCCGCCGGTGGAGTCGCCCAGGACCCTGGGCAACCTGGCCGACGCCGTGGCCGTCTGCGTCGGCGGACGAGCCCTCGGCGGCTGTCCGCGCGCCACTCTCTCGACGCGTTGCCCGTACTCGCGCCATGTCAGCACCGACTTGCTGTCGGCGTCCCGCAGCGCCACCGCGTCCCCGTGCTCGGAGATGGTCTGCTGCATCAGAGCGCACATCGTTGTGTTCTCCATGCTGTTCCTCGTTCTGTCATCGGCCGGGGGCGTTCAGAATCCGGCGAAGAAGTCCGCCATTTCTACCGCTGTCTTCTCCGGGTACTCGAAAGGCACCATGTGCCCGCATCCGGCGACGACTTGGCAGACCTGTGGGTTCAACAGAGCTTTGACCTCGGGAAGTTTGCTGACCGGGGTGACCTTGTCCTCCTCGCCCCAAAGGAGCAGCGTGGGCGTGCCGAGGCGCCCCGCCAGCCGGTAGAGGTCCTGCTGACGGTGAAAGTCGTAATCGCGCAGTGTGGCGAGGAGGGCGTACATCGAGCCCTCGCAGCGGTACGTGTCACACACCATGTCGGTGAGCGCCCGAACCTGTGCGGGGGTGCGGACGTTGTGCGACAGGTGCGCGCGCAGCAGGAGTTGACCCAGGCGTTTGCCGAGGAACGAGCCGATGGTGGGCGTGGTGGCCAGCCGTACGGGCGGGGCGTCGCCCTCGGTGAATCCCGCCGGGCCGAGCAGGGTCAGTGACTTCGTCTGTTCGTGAGTGTGCCGCAGCAGGCCCAGGGCGGTGAGTGCCCCCATGGAGGAGCCCGCGGTGTGCCAGGACTGCGGGACGTCGAGAGCCTTCACCAGGTCGTGTGCCTGGCGCACGAATAGATCACGGTCGTACGGCCCCGCGACGCGGTCCGAATAGCCGCGGCCGTAGGCGCTGTAAGTGAGGGTGCGCAGACCTCGGCGGTGCAGATGGTCCACGACGCCGTCCCAGTAGAACAGCGGGACGGTGAGACCCCCGAGGAGGAAGACCAGTTCACCGTCGTCGGGTCCGGTGAGTTCGTAGTGCGTGGTGCCGTCGGACAGCTCGATGAAGCTTCCCCGCAGGCGGCTGCGGGTGTCCGGGTTCAGGGGGAGGTTCTCGCCCCTGGCTCGGTAGATCTGGGGCATGGCGGAACTCAATTCCTCGTAGCGGCGCGGGACTCATTCCTGGGTGGTCGAGGAGGGAAGCCCCAGATGCGAGCGGATGGCTTCGCTGACTTCCGCGCGGGCTTCTTCGGGCATGAGGTGCCCGATGCCCGTGAGGACGACTTCGTGGCTGCCGGGGATGTCCCGGTGGAAGTGCTGGCCGTCGATCAGGTCGCCGCGCAGGACCAGCGTCGGGGCGACGATCTCAGCGATCCGGCCGGAGCGGTCGGCCTGGCCGGTGTTGGCGAAATCGATGAAGGCGGACCGGTTGCCCGGCCGGTTCATCATCGCGGTGACCCTGTCGATCAGGGCCTGGTCCACGTGCATGCGCGGGCCGACGGAGGAACGCAGGTTCTGCTCGGCCGCGCCGCTCGGTGCCCACCGGCGAAGGAGTGGGCGCAGCAGGGGGTTGCGGGCCATCTTCAGTGCCGTCGGCAAGGACTTCTCGGGATATCCGGTGGCGTTCATCAGGATCAGCTTCTGCACCCGCTCCGGGTGCTCGACCGCCAGGTTCCAGGCGATGTTTCCGCCCAGCGAACTGCCGGCCACGTTCAGCTTGTCGAGGCCCAGGCCGGAGAGGAATTCCGCCACGAAGGACACGTAGGCCTCGATGCGGTAATCCCGGTCGGGGCGGGGGCCGGTGAGGCCGAAGGCCGGCAGGTCGAGCCTGATGACCTCGCAGGCGGTCCTGAGGTCGTCGGCGATGGGGTCGAAGGCCTGCAGTGAGGAACCACTGCCGTGCAGCAGGAGCAGCGGGGAACCGTTGCCTTCCCGTTTGAAGTGCACCCGCACTCCGTTCACCCAGGTGAAACGGGATTCCTCGTCGACAAAGGCGTCGCTGTACGTCTCGGAAGGTGTCACGTGTGGAGGCGTCATGTGTGGGCTCCGTCGAACATGCGCATCACGGAGGTGCGCTCGACTCGGGCAGGCAGCCCACGCAGCACGGCGTCCCGTGCGGTGCTGAGCGGCCCTCGGGGCACGGAAGCGAGATGGTTCATACGAATCGCCTGACGCTGGATCCAGCGGACCCGCGCGCGGCGTTCCTGTTCGTAGTTCCTGAAGGCGTCGGCCACTGAGGCAGTGGTGTCCAGGCGGCGCGCCAGCACCGCGGCGTCCTCGATGGCCTGACCGGCTCCCTGCCCGAGATTGGGCAGCATCGGATGTGCGGCGTCCCCAAGCAGCGTCACGGCGCCGGATCCGCCGCGCCACGGCCCGTGTCGCAGCTCGACCTCGATGGTGTTCTCGGGCGCGGTGGCGGCCAGCAAGTCCCGCACCTGGGCGGGGAATTCGCGGTAGAGCCGTTGATAGAACGTGAGACGGTCCGCCGGATCCGGCACGGGGCGGGTCGGCGTCGGTATCAGCGCGAACCAGGAGCTGCGTCCGTCAGACAGCGGGATGATCCCGAACTGCAGCCGGTATCCCCACCATTCAAGTACCTCGTCGGGAAGGTCCGCCGACACCTCGGTGACCCCCCGTAGGCAGGTCGTCCCCGCGTGGACGGCCGGTCGATCGCCGTGCAGGCGTGCTCGGACCAGGGAGCCGATGCCGTCCGCGGCCACCAGACCGCGCCCCTGCAGACGCTCCCCCGAGCGCAGGTACACCGCTACTCCACCGGCGCTCATCTCGAATCCGATCACAGGATCACCCGTGAGCAGGCATCCGTCGCGAAGCTCGGAGACGAGAACCTCGTGCAGGTCAGCGCGATGGATCCCGAGTGCGGGAGAGCCGACGGTCCCTTCTACGTCCTCGGCGCGCACCTCGGTGAGGACCTTGCCGGTGACCGACATGATCGAGGTGTGTGCGACTCGCTGCCCCTTCGCTGCCACCTGACGGCCGATGTTCAGCTCGCTGAGCACCTGCACGGTGTTGTTCTGCAGGAGGATGCTCGTGTTGATCGCCGTCGGCCGCGGTGCCGCCTCGATGATCGTCCACGGGATCCCACGCCGCTGGAGGGCCACTGCGGTGGTCAGCCCACCGACACCCGCTCCTGCGATCAGTACATGATCAGGTGATGTCGACAACGACTTTCCCCTTTGCACGTCCGCGTTCGACGTACTCCTGAGCCGCGGCGATGTCAGTCAGTGGATACGTCTGGTCGATGACGGCGCGCACCTTGCCCTCGGCGGCCAGGCGGGCCAGCAGTTCCAGTGCCGCGCGGTCGGGGCCGAACAGGCTCCAGCCGTAACGTCGACGGTGCAGAGCTTCACGGAGGCGTCGGCCGATGAGGGTTGCGGCGGCCTGAACCCCACCGAGAAGCAGGCCCTTGTCATCGACAAGGCGCATCAGGGGGTGTACGAGCGTGCCGTAGCCGGCGCCTGGTCCGCGGCGCAGGATGGAGAGCATCTTCCGCTCGTCGGCGTCGTCGGCCAGGCAGATTGCGAAGTCGAAGCCGCGCAGATCGTCTGCGAAGTCCTGTGTCCGGTAGTTGATCACCTGATCTGCGCCGAGACTCTCGCACAGTTCAACGCCCGCGGGCCCGGCCGTGGTGGCCACATGGGCGCCCAGCGCCTTGCAGACCTGCAGGGTGACCACGCCCGTGCCGCCCGAGCCGCCCTGCAGGAACACCCGCTTTCCGGTAGCGGTCTCTGGCCGGAACCCGGCATCTCTCAACGCGGCCCAGGCCGACAGGAACGCGTAAGGCAGCGCGGCGGCTTCGCGGTAGGACAGCTCTTCGGGCTTGGCCACGACATCGTCGGCCTGGACGACGCAGTATTCGGAGTACGTCCCCTGCGGCGAGGGCCTTTTGGCGCCGAATACGGCGTCCCCGGGCTTCAGAGAGGTGACACCGAGGCCGACAGCCACGATGTCCCCGGAGATGTCGTTGCCCAGGACGAGGGGAAACCCGGTGAGCCCCCGCAGCTTCATCAGCTGCCGGCCGTATCCGCTCCGTCTGCGGCAGTCGATCGGATTGACCGAGGTGGCCCGTTGCCGCACAAGGACTTCACCCTCGCCCGGCGTGGGGGTCGGCACGTCGTCGACCACCTCGAAGACGTCCTGAGCTGCGCCGAACCGGTCGGCGCGGGCGGCCCGCATGCGACTCGGAATCGTGGGTGTGGTGCTGGAGGTCATAACGGCTACGCTAGCACCGAAAAGCACTTTACGGCTACAAGGAATCCGTAATTGGGTGGTCGGGGCAAGTGAAGCTTCAACTACCTCGGATAGGTCTGGCATCCCAGGGAGTCCAGACCGGTGGGCGTGCCGCCCGCCGGTTCCGGCCCACCGGCGGAGGAGGCCACCGGTGGACGCGGGCAAGGTCGTGGACATGGCGCGGCAGTTCATCGAAGAAGCGGGGATCCGAGCGCTGACCCGGGGTTGGATCAGGCGGGCCGCGCGTTCACCGCGATCGGCCACCACGTTGCGGGATTCGTCGTCCAGCAGAACGGTTCGGGACCCGAGCAACTCGCCCCGAAGGCCGGCCCCACCGACAACGGCCACTGCCGATCTCTGGACCCGGCCGGACACCCCAGTCCACGACGGCTTCCACGGAGCGCCTCACCGGCTTGCCAATGCCGGAGGATTCCGGTTCTGACTCGATCCTTGACGGCTTGGCGGGCACGCCAGGCGGACGGCGTGACAAGCCTCAACCCACCGCGCTCACGGTCCCGGGGACGACCAGGACCTCGATTTGCAACTCGACAGGCCGATCCTGCACGCGGCCCTGGCGCCATGATCACAGTTGACACACGTGTCAGCAGCAGAGCGCGCCGGACGGCAGTTCATGTCGGGCCGTCAGCGGGAGCTGCGCCGAGGTGAGCATGTTCTGACACTTCTCCGCCAGCTGGGACGGCTGCTTCCGGCTATGGGCGACGAGTTCACGGAAAACGCCGAAGCCGATCCTCCGCGCATGCTTCGACCAGGCACTGGGCACAGCGTTCTCCGGAGCCAGCGCCATGCCGATGCCCTCGATGGCGAACTGCAGGGCTGCGGATCTCCCATCGGGCTCCTCGCGGTGCAAGTCGCCCGCGAGCTCGGGGCCCAGGTGGTCGCTCTGATCGGGACGCGGGATTCCCGACTGGTGATCGGCAGGAAATTCGGGGCCGACCTGACCGTCAACTCCCGTGAGGAAGACGCCGTCGTGGCGGTCCGCGGCGCAACCGCGGGACAGGGCGCCGACATCGTCCTGGAGTGCTCGGGAGCCCCGAGCGCGGTCAACGACGCTCTGCACATGGCCAAGCGTTCCGGGAAGGTCGTGCTCGTCGGGTTCTTCGACCGGCCGGTCCTGGCTGACCTCAACCCCGCGGTGATGAACGGCATCTCCATCGAGACAGTCCGGGGCGAGGGGACGGGCTCAGTGGCCAGAGCGGTTTCGCCGGCGGGCCGCGGACGGCTCCGCGCCTCCGAACTGGTGACACACCATTTCGCCCTCGATGACGTCATAGAAGCCTTTGACACATACGCGGAGCGGAGAGGCGACGCCATCAAGGTGACGCTGGACGTGTCCGAGGACACGGAGGAGTCCCGTGTCGGCTGAGAGCTCATCGCGGCTGGTGCCCAGCGCCACGGCCCCGGAACGTGAAGCGGTGCTGCCACCATGTCCAGTGCGGCAGCGGCATGGTCGCGCTCCCTGACGCCGGAGCAGGTGGCCGTCGCCCCGTGCGGCTCCCCACTGACGCCGGGAGCGGAGGCTGAACGACTGAAGTGGTTCTACGCGCCAACCGATCACGGTGGGCTGGCCATCCGGAATCAAACGCCCCACCAGGAGAGCCTCGCCATGCAACTGGTGGCCTCCGGACTGTCCAAGGCTGGATTCGCCACGGTGATGGGCCTGGAGAACGTTCTCGACCATGTCGAAGGCTGGCAGGTCCACTGGGGCCGGCGCCAGCCTGTCAAGCAGTAACAGGGGAGAAAAATCCACCTCCGCCACCTTTACCCGTTCTGCCTGGTTTCGGTCGTGGAAGCGGTGCTGCGGCACATAACGGCTACGCTAGCACCGAAACTATTATTATGGATACTTTGACTCCGCAAGTATCCGGATACTCTCGATGCCTCGACGAGGAGGGAAGATTTCGTGGCTTCAGAAGTGCCCGCCGTCCCGGGGAGTCCCGCCTGGTGGGCGAGCCGCCCGCCCACTCCAACCTACCGTCGGGGCCGTCCGCCCCTGGATGTCGGCCGCATCATCGACGTGGCACTGAAACTCGTGGACGAGGTCGGAGTTCAGGCACTCACCCTGCGGATGCTGGCAGACACTCTGGAGTCGGGTACGGCGACGCTCTACCGGCACTTCAGTGGCAAGGACGAACTGCTGACCCATGTGGTCGACCGGATCTTCGGCGAGGTGAGGGTTCCGTCGGAAGCCCTGGACGGTCTGTCCTGGCGTGAAGCCGCGACATTGGGCGCGGAGGCCTTCTACGACACCCTGTGCCGGCATCCCAACGCGCTGCCCCTGCTGGTGGCGCAGGTGCCCGTCGGCCCCAACGGCCTCGTCAACCGTGAGCGCATCCTCGGACTGCTCCTGAGCCATGGATTCTCGATCGGCCTGGCCGCCCGCGCCTTCACCGCACTCGGCCACTACGTCGTCGGCTTCGCCATCCAGCAGCACGGCCCCGGAGCCGCGCGACCCGAGGACGAGGCGCAACTGCGGGACTACTACCGCTCCCTTGATCCGGCCGCCTACCCGGCCACGACGGCCGCGGCCGAGGAGCTGACCTCCGTGCCGCTGCGCGAGGAGTTCCGGTTCGGGCTGGATCTGCTGCTCGACGGGATTGAACGGGTCAGGCGAGCGGAATCGGATTGAGGGCACCAGAATGGATCGGTCCAGCACATCGCCTTGCTCAAGTCGATCGGCATGAGAGATGGAACTGCGCCATCTGAAGTACTTCCTCGCTGTCGTCGAGACGCGTAACTTCACGCAGGCCGCAGCGAATTGCTACGTCGCGCAATCCGCGCTCAGTCAGCAGATCGCCCGCCTGGAGACGACCGTCGGCGCCGCGCTGTTCAGCCGTACGAGCCGGTCGGTGCGACTGACGGCCGCCGGTGAACTGCTCGAACCGCTGGCCCGGCGCATCCTGGCTGACGTCGACAACGCGCAGGCCGCGGTCGACGCGCTGGCGGGCCTGCGCGTCGGGCGGCTGCGGCTGGGCCTGGTCCAGACGCTCGCCGGTTCGATCGACATGGTCGAGTTGATGGCCGAGTATCACGTCCGCCATCCCGGTATCGACTTCCACGTCGCCAACGCTCCCAGCTCGGAGATGACCGCCGCCGTCCTGTCCGGCCGCCTGGACGTCGCCGTGGTCGGCCTCGGCTCGCACGAGGTGCCGGACGGCCTCGATCACCGGCTGCTGGGCAGCGACCCGCTCATGGTGATCGTCCCGCACGATCACCCGCTGGCGGACCGGGACGTGATCGACCTCGCCGACCTGCCGCGGAATCATCAGCTCATCCAGTTCGCGCAGGGCACCGGACTGCGCCACCAGGTCGAGGCCGCATTCGCGCGAGCCGGCGTGGAACCGGGCCGGCACTTCGAGGTCGGCCAGGTGTACGACATGGTCCGGCTGGCCGCACGCGGTGTCGGCGTCACCGTCGTACCGCGCTGGTCCGTCTTCGCGGCCGGATCCCCCCTCGGCCCACACCCCCACGGTGTTCTGCCCGACGGCGCCCGGGCACTCCGCCTGAGAGATGCGGCAGCGGTGCACGACGTCTCCGTGGTCTACGACAGCAAACGGCTGGCTCCTGCCGCCGCCGCTTTCCTCGACGTCGTGGAGCGGCACGCAAGATTGATCGGCAGAACAGATCGCTGAGCGCACATCCATATGTTGGACGCGAGGCCGGGGTCCGCCTGAGGCTGGAGTGGATCCACCGGAGGTACACCGCACTTCCGGGCCTCGTGAACGGAGCGCCGTCATGTCTGTCGCCTTGCGGGACGCATGGACCACCATGGTCCCCGACTTGAGGGGACGGCACGGCCCTCTCCCGCCACTGATGCTCGCGCTGACGGTGGTGACCGGGCTTGTGGACGCCTTCAGCTATCTGCTGCTGGGGCATGTCTTCGTCGCCAACATGACCGGCAACGTCGTCTTCTTCGGCTTCGCCATCATCGGCGCCGCCGGATTCTCCCTGGCCGCCTCGCTGGCGGCGCTTGCCGCGTTCGCCGTCGGCGCCCTGCTGGGCGGCCGCGTCGCGCACCGGGCCCGTCACCGCGGGCGTTTGCTGCACCAAGCGCTGGTGCTGGAGACGCTCCTCATTCTGGTCGCGTACGTCATCGCCCAGACCGTCGGCGCCCCGTACGCGGGCGTCGCCCGTTACGGGCTGATCGCGCTCCTCGGGCTCGGTCTGGGCGTCCAGAACGCCACATCCCGAGCCCTTGCCGTCCCCGACCTGACCACGACTGTATTGACCCTCACCATCACCGGCATCGCCTCCGACAGCCGAGCCGCCGGAGGCAGCGGCGGCAAGGCCGGACGGCGTACCCTCTCCACGGTCGCCATGCTCGTCGGCGCCCTTGTCGGCGCCGCCGCAGCTCTGCACGGCGCCCCTGCCCTGCCCCTTCTGATTGCCACCGTGCTCCTCGCGGCAGTCACAGTCGCCGCGTTCAAGCTGACCGGATCCGGCGCCGCCTGGACTGCTCCGCTGTGACCCCGGTACACCCGGGCTCAGCTGAACAGTTCGCCCTTCTCGGCCTGCTCGACCAGCGAGGCGGGAGGAACGAAACGCTCGCCGTACCGCTCCGCGAGGTCGCGCGCCCGGGCGACGAAGCCGGCCGGGCCGCCCTCGTACTGGTTGATGTACTGGATGACGCCTCCGCTCCATCCCGGGAATCCGATACCGAGGATCGACCCGATGTTGGCCTCGGGGACGGAGCGGAGCACTCCCTCGTCGAAGCATCGGACCGTGTCGACAGCCTCGGCGAAGAGCATCCGTTCCATCATGTCCGCGAAGGGGATCTCATGGCCGGGCTCGGTGAAATGCGCCGTCAGCCCTGGCCACGGGCCGGTCCGCCTGCCGTCCGCGTAGGCGTGGAACCCGGCGCCGCTGAAGCGTCCCTTGCGGTTGAAGTCGTCGATCAACCGGTCGACGACCGCCTCGGAGCCGTGCGTGACTCCCGTACCGCCCTCGGCTTCCACGGCAGCAGCCGTCTCCTGGCGGATCCTGCGCGGCAGGGTCAGCGTCAGTTCGTCCATCAGCTGCGGGGCGGGGGCCGGGTAGCCGGCGATCGGCGAGGCGGTCCACTGCGCCATCACCCAGCCGCCACTGTGGACGTATGGCTCCCGTTACAGAAAGGCAACCGAGATGATGACGGAAGATTGGGTACGCAGCTGAGTGCAGGGCTACCTACGTGCCTGGACCACCAACAGCAAGAAGGACATCGCCGCACTGTTCACCCCACAGGCCGAATATCACGAGTGGCCCTACGAGACCGACTGGATCGGCCGTGACG harbors:
- a CDS encoding long-chain fatty acid--CoA ligase — protein: MENTTMCALMQQTISEHGDAVALRDADSKSVLTWREYGQRVERVARGQPPRARPPTQTATASARLPRVLGDSTGGRVLTYLPDAHVVNRFSAHYAPMALQSTTVTLNEPTRLLEILQQVRPTEFVGVPMLWYRIIGSIQAGLDQQSGLKGSLARWALRTGRARAQATLVGRGRPPRSRLPELVADRLLLARIRRQIGLDQAGSVITGSAPLDQDAMVFLFALGLPISEAWGMSETTGVTTLNTASKPRLGTVGTPLPGTEVRVADDGELLVRNAALMKGYRGDPARTSETIDCDGWIHTGDVGSIDADGYVTIVDRKKELIINASGKNMSPANIENVLQIACPLVAAAIAIGDRRPHVSALFTLDPDAAQAFAAQRGLADTSLAALAASPQIKAAVQQGVDAANARLSRVEYIRSWTILPHTWEPGGDELTPTLKLRRRSITTKYAAEIERLHTAGD
- a CDS encoding alpha/beta fold hydrolase, with the translated sequence MPQIYRARGENLPLNPDTRSRLRGSFIELSDGTTHYELTGPDDGELVFLLGGLTVPLFYWDGVVDHLHRRGLRTLTYSAYGRGYSDRVAGPYDRDLFVRQAHDLVKALDVPQSWHTAGSSMGALTALGLLRHTHEQTKSLTLLGPAGFTEGDAPPVRLATTPTIGSFLGKRLGQLLLRAHLSHNVRTPAQVRALTDMVCDTYRCEGSMYALLATLRDYDFHRQQDLYRLAGRLGTPTLLLWGEEDKVTPVSKLPEVKALLNPQVCQVVAGCGHMVPFEYPEKTAVEMADFFAGF
- a CDS encoding alpha/beta fold hydrolase, translated to MTPPHVTPSETYSDAFVDEESRFTWVNGVRVHFKREGNGSPLLLLHGSGSSLQAFDPIADDLRTACEVIRLDLPAFGLTGPRPDRDYRIEAYVSFVAEFLSGLGLDKLNVAGSSLGGNIAWNLAVEHPERVQKLILMNATGYPEKSLPTALKMARNPLLRPLLRRWAPSGAAEQNLRSSVGPRMHVDQALIDRVTAMMNRPGNRSAFIDFANTGQADRSGRIAEIVAPTLVLRGDLIDGQHFHRDIPGSHEVVLTGIGHLMPEEARAEVSEAIRSHLGLPSSTTQE
- a CDS encoding FAD-dependent monooxygenase — its product is MSTSPDHVLIAGAGVGGLTTAVALQRRGIPWTIIEAAPRPTAINTSILLQNNTVQVLSELNIGRQVAAKGQRVAHTSIMSVTGKVLTEVRAEDVEGTVGSPALGIHRADLHEVLVSELRDGCLLTGDPVIGFEMSAGGVAVYLRSGERLQGRGLVAADGIGSLVRARLHGDRPAVHAGTTCLRGVTEVSADLPDEVLEWWGYRLQFGIIPLSDGRSSWFALIPTPTRPVPDPADRLTFYQRLYREFPAQVRDLLAATAPENTIEVELRHGPWRGGSGAVTLLGDAAHPMLPNLGQGAGQAIEDAAVLARRLDTTASVADAFRNYEQERRARVRWIQRQAIRMNHLASVPRGPLSTARDAVLRGLPARVERTSVMRMFDGAHT
- a CDS encoding zinc-binding dehydrogenase, with amino-acid sequence MTSSTTPTIPSRMRAARADRFGAAQDVFEVVDDVPTPTPGEGEVLVRQRATSVNPIDCRRRSGYGRQLMKLRGLTGFPLVLGNDISGDIVAVGLGVTSLKPGDAVFGAKRPSPQGTYSEYCVVQADDVVAKPEELSYREAAALPYAFLSAWAALRDAGFRPETATGKRVFLQGGSGGTGVVTLQVCKALGAHVATTAGPAGVELCESLGADQVINYRTQDFADDLRGFDFAICLADDADERKMLSILRRGPGAGYGTLVHPLMRLVDDKGLLLGGVQAAATLIGRRLREALHRRRYGWSLFGPDRAALELLARLAAEGKVRAVIDQTYPLTDIAAAQEYVERGRAKGKVVVDIT
- a CDS encoding zinc-binding dehydrogenase, producing the protein MGDEFTENAEADPPRMLRPGTGHSVLRSQRHADALDGELQGCGSPIGLLAVQVARELGAQVVALIGTRDSRLVIGRKFGADLTVNSREEDAVVAVRGATAGQGADIVLECSGAPSAVNDALHMAKRSGKVVLVGFFDRPVLADLNPAVMNGISIETVRGEGTGSVARAVSPAGRGRLRASELVTHHFALDDVIEAFDTYAERRGDAIKVTLDVSEDTEESRVG
- a CDS encoding DUF3500 domain-containing protein; amino-acid sequence: MSSAAAAWSRSLTPEQVAVAPCGSPLTPGAEAERLKWFYAPTDHGGLAIRNQTPHQESLAMQLVASGLSKAGFATVMGLENVLDHVEGWQVHWGRRQPVKQ
- a CDS encoding TetR/AcrR family transcriptional regulator — translated: MALKLVDEVGVQALTLRMLADTLESGTATLYRHFSGKDELLTHVVDRIFGEVRVPSEALDGLSWREAATLGAEAFYDTLCRHPNALPLLVAQVPVGPNGLVNRERILGLLLSHGFSIGLAARAFTALGHYVVGFAIQQHGPGAARPEDEAQLRDYYRSLDPAAYPATTAAAEELTSVPLREEFRFGLDLLLDGIERVRRAESD
- a CDS encoding LysR family transcriptional regulator, with the translated sequence MELRHLKYFLAVVETRNFTQAAANCYVAQSALSQQIARLETTVGAALFSRTSRSVRLTAAGELLEPLARRILADVDNAQAAVDALAGLRVGRLRLGLVQTLAGSIDMVELMAEYHVRHPGIDFHVANAPSSEMTAAVLSGRLDVAVVGLGSHEVPDGLDHRLLGSDPLMVIVPHDHPLADRDVIDLADLPRNHQLIQFAQGTGLRHQVEAAFARAGVEPGRHFEVGQVYDMVRLAARGVGVTVVPRWSVFAAGSPLGPHPHGVLPDGARALRLRDAAAVHDVSVVYDSKRLAPAAAAFLDVVERHARLIGRTDR
- a CDS encoding YoaK family protein translates to MSVALRDAWTTMVPDLRGRHGPLPPLMLALTVVTGLVDAFSYLLLGHVFVANMTGNVVFFGFAIIGAAGFSLAASLAALAAFAVGALLGGRVAHRARHRGRLLHQALVLETLLILVAYVIAQTVGAPYAGVARYGLIALLGLGLGVQNATSRALAVPDLTTTVLTLTITGIASDSRAAGGSGGKAGRRTLSTVAMLVGALVGAAAALHGAPALPLLIATVLLAAVTVAAFKLTGSGAAWTAPL